A single region of the Solwaraspora sp. WMMD406 genome encodes:
- a CDS encoding glycoside hydrolase family 43 protein, with product MVSRRTLLATGASAAVVAGIGISFRGAAPAWAAPAYGGYVMGYFTESPSSLADNYALHLAVSTDGLYWTPLNQNNPVVRPNAGTGGLRDPFIMRKQDNTFVVLATDLNGKDFTQQNQYIHIWDSPDLRSFTGYRRVRMHTMPTHTWAPEAFWDASRGQYGILYSARSGNRDAFYVNYTTDFRTVSAHQLYFDPGFDVLDATMHVGNGTNYLYYKSFADGRLYGARSNSLAPRSFDRGTYTSGVVNGGIEAPIVVKANDRNEWFLWGDSFSPNNGELYVWRSDDINSNSWTPLGKERYTQPLNAKHPTIAPITAAEQAALLSRWGAPTWNRIKSYNFPDYLIRHANHAVRIDPYPFDPYADAQWHLRPGLANSSGVSFESVNYPGQYLRHNNYVLGLATNDGSTVFAGDATFHRTDGLADAGWSSFRSHNFPNYHIRHANYVLRIDPLSNSSSAADRADATFQICY from the coding sequence ATGGTCTCTCGACGCACCCTGCTGGCCACCGGAGCGTCCGCCGCGGTGGTGGCCGGCATCGGCATCTCATTCCGCGGCGCTGCTCCGGCCTGGGCCGCTCCAGCCTACGGCGGTTACGTCATGGGCTACTTCACCGAGTCGCCCTCGTCGCTGGCCGACAACTACGCTCTGCACCTGGCTGTCAGCACCGACGGTCTGTACTGGACCCCGCTCAACCAGAACAACCCGGTCGTCAGGCCCAACGCCGGCACGGGCGGTCTGCGCGACCCGTTCATCATGCGCAAGCAGGACAATACTTTCGTGGTGCTCGCCACCGACCTCAACGGCAAGGACTTCACCCAGCAGAACCAGTACATCCACATCTGGGACTCTCCTGACCTGCGGAGCTTCACCGGCTACCGGCGGGTGCGGATGCACACGATGCCGACCCACACCTGGGCACCGGAGGCGTTCTGGGACGCCTCGCGGGGCCAGTACGGGATCCTGTACTCCGCCAGGAGTGGCAACCGCGACGCCTTCTACGTCAACTACACCACCGACTTCCGCACCGTGAGCGCTCACCAGCTGTACTTCGACCCGGGCTTCGACGTACTCGACGCCACCATGCATGTCGGCAACGGCACGAACTACCTGTACTACAAGAGCTTCGCCGACGGCCGGCTCTACGGCGCCCGGTCCAACAGCCTCGCCCCGCGCAGCTTCGATCGAGGAACGTACACCAGCGGTGTGGTCAACGGTGGGATCGAGGCACCCATCGTAGTCAAAGCCAATGACCGTAACGAATGGTTTCTCTGGGGTGACTCGTTCTCCCCGAACAACGGCGAACTGTACGTGTGGCGCAGCGACGACATCAACAGCAACAGCTGGACGCCACTCGGTAAGGAACGTTACACTCAGCCGCTCAACGCCAAGCATCCCACCATCGCGCCGATCACCGCCGCCGAGCAGGCGGCGCTGCTGTCGCGGTGGGGGGCACCCACCTGGAACCGGATCAAGTCGTACAACTTCCCCGACTACCTGATCCGGCACGCCAACCACGCGGTACGGATCGACCCGTATCCGTTCGACCCCTACGCCGACGCCCAGTGGCACCTGCGGCCCGGCCTGGCGAACTCCTCGGGAGTGTCGTTCGAGTCGGTCAACTACCCCGGTCAGTACCTGAGGCACAACAACTATGTCCTAGGGCTGGCCACCAACGACGGCTCCACCGTGTTCGCCGGCGACGCCACCTTCCATCGCACCGACGGACTAGCGGATGCCGGATGGAGTTCGTTCCGTTCGCACAACTTCCCCAACTACCACATCCGCCACGCCAACTACGTTCTACGCATCGACCCGCTCAGCAACTCGTCGAGCGCGGCAGATCGCGCGGACGCCACGTTCCAGATCTGTTACTGA
- a CDS encoding family 43 glycosylhydrolase produces MLDQVPRVGSRWRGVRVGVVAGATVLALAGTGVVFGLPVASAATVDTSASYVFVNRNSGKAMDLYNWSTAENAPVNQWARNDLAVQQWQFVDAGGGFYKVRSRHSGKVLELPSAADGTQLVQSTDRGSATQQFRLVDSAGGFVRFVNRQSGKVIDVWEWSTADGGRLAGYADLDGANQQWQLIRLGGGTIRTFTNPIKRNGPDPWLQVHNGVYYLATTTWNSTITMRRSTTLAGLATAPEQVIFNLAGRPNGCCNMWAPEFHLINGPNGPRWYFYYTAGQNVADFNPTQRLHVLESVGTDPMGPYTFKADLGSDWQLDASILTVNNRLYLIGTYNPGGSYGQSLFITPMSNPWTLSGARVRLSSPTLSWERQTHPVNEGPEPLYHNGRTMIVYSASACWGPDYKLGLLTFTGSNPLNPGHWTKAPNPVFQRNDANGVYAPGHNGFFKSPDGTEDWIVYHANDSAGGGCDMNRSTRAQKFTWNADGTPNFGAPVRLGVTLTAPSGE; encoded by the coding sequence ATGTTGGATCAGGTGCCGCGGGTGGGTTCGCGGTGGCGCGGTGTGCGGGTGGGGGTCGTCGCGGGTGCGACGGTGTTGGCGCTGGCGGGTACGGGGGTGGTGTTCGGGTTGCCGGTGGCGTCGGCGGCGACCGTGGACACGTCGGCGTCGTATGTGTTTGTGAACCGGAACAGTGGTAAGGCGATGGATCTTTATAACTGGTCGACGGCGGAGAACGCGCCGGTGAATCAGTGGGCGCGTAATGATCTTGCGGTGCAGCAGTGGCAGTTCGTGGATGCTGGTGGTGGGTTCTACAAGGTGCGGTCGCGGCACAGTGGGAAGGTGCTGGAGTTGCCGAGCGCGGCGGACGGGACCCAGTTGGTGCAGAGCACTGATCGGGGGTCGGCCACGCAGCAGTTCAGGTTGGTGGATTCGGCTGGTGGTTTCGTGCGGTTCGTGAACCGGCAGTCGGGCAAGGTCATTGATGTGTGGGAGTGGTCGACGGCGGATGGTGGCCGGTTGGCCGGGTATGCGGATCTGGACGGCGCCAACCAGCAGTGGCAGCTGATCCGGCTGGGGGGTGGGACCATCCGGACGTTCACCAATCCGATCAAGCGTAACGGCCCCGACCCATGGCTCCAGGTGCACAACGGCGTGTACTACCTGGCGACGACGACGTGGAACTCGACGATCACCATGCGCCGGTCCACCACCCTCGCCGGGCTGGCAACCGCCCCGGAACAGGTGATCTTCAACCTGGCTGGCCGTCCCAATGGCTGCTGCAACATGTGGGCACCGGAGTTCCACCTGATCAACGGGCCGAACGGACCACGGTGGTACTTCTACTACACCGCAGGCCAGAACGTGGCCGACTTCAACCCGACGCAACGGCTGCATGTTCTCGAGAGCGTCGGTACCGACCCGATGGGTCCCTACACGTTCAAGGCCGACCTGGGTAGCGACTGGCAGCTCGACGCGAGCATCCTGACGGTCAACAACCGGCTCTACCTGATAGGGACGTACAACCCCGGTGGCAGCTATGGGCAGAGCTTGTTCATCACGCCGATGAGCAATCCGTGGACACTCAGCGGCGCGCGGGTGCGACTGAGCTCCCCGACCCTGTCCTGGGAGCGCCAGACCCATCCGGTCAATGAAGGGCCGGAGCCGCTGTACCACAACGGGCGCACCATGATCGTCTACTCGGCGAGTGCCTGCTGGGGACCGGACTACAAGCTCGGCCTGCTCACCTTCACCGGCAGTAACCCACTCAACCCAGGGCACTGGACCAAGGCGCCGAACCCGGTGTTCCAGCGCAACGACGCCAACGGCGTCTACGCACCGGGGCACAACGGGTTCTTCAAGTCACCCGACGGCACCGAGGACTGGATCGTCTACCACGCCAACGACTCCGCCGGCGGCGGCTGCGACATGAACCGGTCCACCAGGGCCCAGAAGTTCACCTGGAACGCGGACGGTACCCCCAACTTCGGCGCACCTGTCCGGCTCGGGGTCACCCTGACCGCTCCCTCGGGTGAATGA
- a CDS encoding alpha-N-arabinofuranosidase: protein MHVAHLTLDPAATVAPVNRRTFGTFVEHMGRCVYTGIYEPGHPSADAHGFRTDVLALTRELGVTMVRYPGGNFVSGYRWEDGVGPMDRRPRRRDLAWRSIETNEIGIDEFVRWADKADVEIMYAVNLGTRGVQEALDVHEYVNHAGGTHLADLRRTNGAEKPYGIRMWCLGNELDGPWQLGHKSADAYGQLASATARALRAAEPDLELIVCGSSSSTMPTFGAWEATVLGHTYDLVDYVSCHAYYEEHDGDVGSFLACATDMDHFVDSVVATADSIGARLRSKKKIQLSFDEWNVWYLSRFQNQPPVDDWRVAPRVIEDEYNVADAVVVGNLLISLLRHSDRVTAACQAQLVNVIAPIRTEPGGPAWRQTIFHPFARTAALARGDVLRTVVDGPTYQTDRYGAAPVVDAVATHDAATDDVAVFVVNRDQTRPVELTIDLSRFGAGAWSVEALTLHDDDIRATNTAQRPDRVGLRSNRQVSTHTGGVRIVLPPVSWTALRCAPIRSTDGPSDN, encoded by the coding sequence ATGCATGTTGCTCACCTCACCCTGGATCCGGCCGCCACCGTGGCCCCGGTCAACCGCCGCACCTTCGGAACCTTCGTCGAGCACATGGGACGGTGCGTCTACACCGGCATCTACGAGCCAGGCCACCCGTCCGCCGACGCGCACGGGTTTCGGACCGACGTCCTGGCCCTGACCCGCGAACTCGGCGTCACGATGGTCCGCTACCCAGGTGGCAACTTCGTTTCGGGGTACCGGTGGGAGGACGGGGTTGGGCCGATGGACCGGCGTCCGCGCCGCCGTGACCTCGCCTGGCGCAGCATCGAGACGAACGAGATCGGCATCGACGAGTTCGTCCGGTGGGCCGACAAGGCGGACGTCGAGATCATGTACGCGGTCAATCTGGGCACCAGGGGGGTGCAGGAGGCTCTCGACGTCCACGAGTACGTCAACCATGCCGGCGGCACCCATCTGGCGGACCTGCGACGGACCAACGGCGCGGAGAAGCCGTACGGCATCCGGATGTGGTGCCTGGGCAACGAACTCGACGGTCCGTGGCAGCTTGGTCACAAGAGTGCCGATGCGTACGGGCAGCTCGCTTCCGCCACCGCCCGGGCGCTGCGCGCGGCGGAGCCGGACCTGGAACTGATCGTCTGCGGCAGCTCCAGTTCCACGATGCCGACGTTTGGCGCGTGGGAAGCCACCGTCCTGGGACACACCTATGACCTGGTGGACTACGTCTCCTGCCACGCCTACTACGAGGAACACGACGGTGATGTCGGGTCCTTCCTGGCCTGCGCCACCGACATGGACCACTTCGTCGACAGCGTCGTCGCCACCGCCGACAGCATCGGTGCCCGACTGCGCAGCAAGAAGAAGATCCAACTGTCGTTCGACGAGTGGAACGTCTGGTATCTCTCCCGCTTTCAGAACCAGCCGCCGGTCGACGACTGGCGGGTCGCCCCACGGGTCATCGAGGACGAGTACAACGTCGCCGACGCCGTGGTGGTCGGCAATCTGCTCATCTCCCTGTTGCGTCACAGCGACCGGGTGACCGCCGCGTGTCAGGCCCAGCTGGTCAACGTGATCGCCCCGATCCGCACCGAACCCGGTGGGCCGGCCTGGCGGCAGACCATCTTCCACCCGTTCGCCCGAACGGCCGCACTGGCCCGCGGCGACGTTCTGCGTACCGTGGTGGACGGCCCCACGTACCAGACGGACCGTTACGGTGCTGCTCCGGTGGTCGACGCGGTCGCCACCCACGACGCGGCGACGGACGACGTGGCGGTGTTCGTCGTCAATCGTGACCAGACCCGGCCGGTGGAACTCACGATCGACCTGAGTCGGTTCGGCGCGGGAGCCTGGAGTGTAGAAGCGTTGACTCTGCACGACGACGACATTCGGGCCACCAACACCGCACAACGTCCCGACCGCGTGGGGCTGCGCAGTAACCGGCAGGTCTCGACACACACGGGCGGTGTACGGATCGTGCTGCCGCCGGTGTCCTGGACGGCCCTGCGCTGCGCGCCGATCCGATCCACGGACGGGCCGAGCGACAATTGA
- a CDS encoding carbohydrate ABC transporter permease: protein MSPPPATAAAPVARISRGTVGTHLVMALFVAYFLLPFWWLLVAATKDNDGLFGSEPLWFADLHLVDNLRLLFTQDDGLYLRWMGNSALYAVTSGVGATAIAALAGYAFAKLRFPGRKALFALLLGLIMVPATALVLPTYLLMAEAGLVDSMWAVILPSLLNPFGVYLLRVYAHDSVPDEMLEAARIDGAGEFRVFRSVALPAMRPALVTVLLFTMVASWNNFFLPLVMLSDQNLYPLTVGLRSWYLSATIGNGGPALFNVIVIGSLVAIVPLIAAFLLLQRYWRGGLTIGALR, encoded by the coding sequence ATGAGCCCGCCACCCGCGACGGCCGCCGCGCCGGTGGCGCGGATCAGTCGAGGTACGGTCGGCACCCACCTGGTGATGGCGCTGTTCGTGGCGTACTTCCTGTTGCCGTTCTGGTGGTTGCTCGTCGCGGCGACCAAGGACAACGACGGACTGTTCGGCTCTGAGCCGCTCTGGTTCGCCGATCTGCACCTGGTCGACAATCTCCGGCTGCTGTTCACCCAGGACGACGGACTCTACCTACGGTGGATGGGCAACTCGGCGCTGTACGCAGTGACCAGCGGCGTCGGGGCCACCGCCATCGCCGCCCTGGCCGGCTACGCCTTCGCCAAGCTGCGCTTTCCGGGCCGCAAGGCGTTGTTCGCGCTGCTACTCGGCCTCATCATGGTGCCGGCCACGGCCCTGGTCCTGCCCACGTACCTGCTGATGGCCGAGGCCGGGTTGGTCGACTCGATGTGGGCGGTGATCCTGCCGTCGTTGCTCAACCCGTTCGGGGTCTACCTGTTGCGCGTCTACGCCCACGACTCGGTGCCCGACGAGATGCTCGAGGCCGCCCGCATCGACGGCGCGGGGGAGTTCCGGGTGTTCCGCAGCGTGGCGCTGCCCGCCATGCGACCGGCGCTGGTCACCGTCCTGCTGTTCACCATGGTGGCGAGCTGGAACAACTTCTTCCTGCCGCTGGTGATGCTCAGCGACCAGAACCTCTACCCGCTCACCGTCGGCCTGCGGTCCTGGTACCTGTCGGCGACCATCGGCAACGGTGGACCAGCTCTGTTCAACGTCATCGTCATCGGCTCGCTGGTCGCGATCGTTCCGCTCATCGCCGCGTTCCTGCTGCTGCAGCGCTACTGGCGCGGCGGCCTGACCATCGGCGCCCTCAGATGA
- a CDS encoding sugar ABC transporter permease, protein MSQIRPVSVATDPVATGAAGPTAPGGVRRWTAARRRFDRQAAVGWLFVAPFAALLVVFLLLPMAYAFKLSLYRSTLVQGEVFAAFDNYRQAFADPEFRSGVARVLVFGLVQTPVMIGLALVLALLVDGVSSRFARMLRLAAFVPYAVPVVIGTLMWGFLYSQNTGPFRFAGVDFLAGDTVLASLGNLVVWQWAGYNMIVLYAALQGVPREIYESARIDGAGAVQIALRIKTPMISAALVLCTVFTIVGTLQFFTEPLILQPLNPGAITNSYTPNVYAYNQAFSYQQYNYSAAISFLLGAVVFIGSYIFLFATRKRSSLR, encoded by the coding sequence ATGAGCCAGATCCGACCCGTCTCCGTAGCCACCGACCCGGTGGCCACGGGGGCCGCCGGGCCTACCGCGCCCGGTGGCGTCCGCCGCTGGACGGCCGCCCGTCGCCGGTTCGACCGGCAGGCGGCTGTTGGATGGTTGTTCGTCGCACCGTTCGCGGCGCTGCTCGTCGTGTTCCTGCTGCTACCTATGGCGTACGCGTTCAAGCTGAGTCTGTACCGTTCGACGTTGGTGCAGGGCGAGGTGTTCGCCGCGTTCGACAACTACCGCCAGGCCTTCGCTGATCCGGAGTTCCGCTCGGGGGTCGCGCGGGTGCTCGTCTTCGGGCTCGTGCAGACGCCGGTGATGATCGGTCTCGCCCTGGTCTTGGCCCTGCTGGTCGACGGCGTCAGCTCACGCTTCGCCCGGATGCTGCGGCTGGCGGCGTTCGTCCCGTACGCCGTACCGGTGGTCATCGGCACGCTGATGTGGGGGTTTCTCTACAGCCAGAACACCGGGCCGTTTCGATTCGCCGGAGTCGATTTTCTCGCGGGCGACACCGTCCTGGCTTCCCTGGGGAACCTCGTCGTCTGGCAGTGGGCGGGCTACAACATGATCGTGCTGTACGCCGCGCTCCAGGGCGTGCCCCGGGAGATCTACGAGTCGGCGAGGATCGACGGGGCGGGAGCGGTGCAGATCGCGCTGCGGATCAAGACACCGATGATCTCCGCGGCCCTGGTGCTGTGCACCGTCTTCACGATCGTCGGGACCCTCCAGTTCTTCACAGAGCCGCTCATCCTGCAGCCACTCAACCCCGGCGCGATCACCAACAGCTACACGCCCAACGTCTACGCCTACAACCAGGCGTTCTCGTACCAGCAGTACAACTACTCGGCGGCGATCTCCTTCCTGCTCGGCGCGGTGGTCTTCATCGGCTCCTACATCTTCCTGTTCGCCACGCGTAAGAGGAGTTCGCTGCGATGA
- a CDS encoding extracellular solute-binding protein: MSASGFSLGRRHLVATVVVVALLLAGCGSDDGEERDGPVTITVWAWYPAFQGVVDLFNSTHTDIKIEWTNAGTGQDQYTKLQTALKAGTGAPDVVMLEFQELPTFQLTGHLVDMSAYGANDLKDNYVDWAWKQVSNGGAVYAIPVDAGPMAMLYRQDIFEQYGLTMPTTWAEFREQAERLKVAAPDKYMTDFGANDGGFMTGLMWQAGARPFGYDVADPHLIDVNVNSRPAKKVMSFWEDMVDAGLADTTAYGTTDFYNGLGSGKYATYLAAGWGPGYLASVAKTTSGAWRAAPLPQWSAGEDAQGDWGGSSFAVTDQTEHPEQATRVAMEIFGVDKDAWKIGIDEAFLFPTATPILEWDYFLTKEYEFFGGQKVNEVFVPAYNGIEEFQWSPFNSYSFSQLTTAVGQAVEESTSWPGALDTVQQNLVTYASNQGFQVSQ; encoded by the coding sequence GTGAGTGCCAGTGGTTTCAGTCTAGGACGCCGGCATTTGGTCGCGACGGTGGTGGTCGTCGCCCTGTTGCTGGCGGGGTGCGGTTCGGATGACGGCGAGGAACGGGACGGGCCGGTCACGATCACGGTGTGGGCGTGGTATCCGGCGTTCCAGGGTGTCGTGGACCTGTTCAACAGTACGCACACGGATATCAAAATCGAGTGGACGAACGCGGGGACCGGCCAGGACCAGTACACGAAACTGCAGACCGCGCTGAAGGCCGGCACAGGCGCGCCCGACGTGGTGATGCTCGAGTTCCAGGAGCTACCGACCTTCCAGCTCACCGGGCACCTGGTCGACATGAGCGCGTACGGGGCCAACGATCTCAAGGACAACTACGTCGACTGGGCATGGAAGCAGGTCAGCAACGGTGGGGCCGTGTACGCGATTCCCGTCGACGCCGGGCCCATGGCGATGCTGTACCGGCAGGATATCTTCGAACAGTATGGACTGACCATGCCGACGACCTGGGCCGAATTCAGGGAGCAGGCGGAGAGGCTGAAGGTTGCCGCCCCCGACAAGTACATGACGGACTTCGGGGCGAACGACGGTGGTTTCATGACCGGACTGATGTGGCAGGCCGGCGCTCGGCCGTTCGGATACGACGTGGCTGACCCACACCTTATCGATGTTAACGTTAACAGTCGCCCTGCGAAGAAAGTCATGTCGTTTTGGGAAGACATGGTCGACGCCGGCCTGGCCGACACCACCGCGTACGGAACGACGGACTTCTACAACGGATTGGGCAGCGGGAAGTACGCGACCTACCTGGCGGCTGGATGGGGTCCCGGCTACCTGGCGAGTGTGGCGAAGACGACGTCCGGCGCGTGGCGTGCGGCACCGTTGCCCCAGTGGAGCGCCGGCGAGGACGCCCAGGGTGACTGGGGCGGCTCGTCGTTCGCCGTGACCGACCAGACGGAGCACCCTGAGCAGGCCACCCGGGTCGCCATGGAGATCTTCGGAGTCGACAAGGACGCCTGGAAGATCGGGATCGACGAGGCGTTTCTCTTCCCGACCGCCACACCGATCCTGGAGTGGGACTACTTCCTCACCAAGGAGTACGAGTTCTTCGGCGGGCAGAAGGTCAACGAGGTCTTCGTTCCGGCATACAACGGGATCGAGGAGTTTCAGTGGAGCCCGTTCAACAGCTACAGCTTCAGTCAGTTGACCACTGCGGTAGGACAGGCGGTGGAAGAGAGCACCTCCTGGCCGGGTGCACTTGACACGGTTCAACAGAACCTTGTCACGTACGCGTCGAATCAAGGATTCCAGGTCTCCCAATGA
- a CDS encoding LacI family DNA-binding transcriptional regulator, translated as MRRDVTLREVAELAGVSSRTVSNVVNGYANVTEHTRARVMQAVEQLNYRPNVLARNLAQGRSGQIALVVPYLDTPYFSELLQGVIRAARAQAYNVLIDQTDGDPDHERMLIGHGRSRLLFDGVILSPLGLDQQALADHDPSLPLVILGERVSQGTFDHVGIDDVEASRQATEHLLDLGRRHLAAIGDQPYPTGEAAQLRTRGFRRAHERRGVTVREELIIATPRFNRADGAGAMRHLLDLPQPPDAVFCYSDLVALGAMHVLATRGVRVPEDIAVIGYDGIEDGAYSNPPVSTISPDKEWIATTAVERLLLRIASRTPLPGMELRAPHRLVVRASTVGPAGPSGERPTETSR; from the coding sequence ATGCGGCGGGACGTCACCCTACGTGAGGTCGCTGAACTCGCCGGCGTCTCGAGCCGGACGGTTTCCAACGTCGTCAACGGCTACGCCAACGTCACCGAGCACACTCGAGCGCGCGTGATGCAAGCCGTCGAGCAGCTCAATTACCGCCCCAACGTCCTGGCCCGCAACCTCGCCCAAGGCCGATCAGGACAGATCGCCCTCGTCGTGCCGTACCTTGACACACCGTACTTTTCGGAGCTGTTACAGGGTGTCATCCGGGCCGCCCGCGCGCAGGCATACAACGTACTCATCGATCAGACCGACGGCGACCCCGATCACGAACGGATGCTCATCGGCCACGGTCGTAGCCGGCTGCTTTTCGACGGCGTCATCCTCAGCCCGCTCGGCCTCGATCAGCAGGCTCTGGCCGACCACGATCCCAGTCTCCCACTTGTGATCCTCGGCGAACGGGTGAGTCAGGGAACGTTCGACCACGTCGGCATCGACGACGTCGAGGCGTCTCGACAGGCCACCGAACACCTGCTCGACCTCGGCCGCAGGCACCTCGCCGCGATCGGGGACCAGCCCTACCCCACAGGTGAGGCCGCGCAGTTGCGGACCCGCGGGTTTCGCCGAGCGCACGAGCGACGCGGCGTGACCGTACGCGAGGAGCTCATCATCGCGACTCCCCGGTTCAACCGGGCCGACGGCGCCGGCGCGATGCGGCACCTGCTCGACCTGCCGCAGCCGCCCGACGCCGTGTTCTGCTACAGCGATCTCGTCGCGCTGGGTGCCATGCACGTGCTCGCCACACGCGGAGTGCGGGTACCCGAGGACATCGCGGTGATCGGCTACGACGGCATTGAGGACGGCGCCTACTCGAACCCTCCGGTGAGCACGATCTCTCCCGACAAGGAGTGGATCGCGACGACCGCCGTCGAGCGGCTGCTGTTGCGGATCGCCAGCCGCACACCGCTGCCCGGCATGGAGCTGCGCGCACCACACCGGCTCGTCGTACGCGCGAGCACAGTCGGACCGGCAGGGCCATCCGGCGAGAGGCCGACCGAGACCTCTCGGTAG
- a CDS encoding (2,3-dihydroxybenzoyl)adenylate synthase, translating to MTDQPQPTSRPDPAPATDVDFVPWPAGYAQRYRQAGYWRGETFDQWLAGLAARHGDRCAVVGAGQRWSYRQLHRRAHRLAAGLHDLGVRPGDRIVVQLPNVPEFLALLFALFRIGAWPVLALPAHRRAEITHLVELTGAVGYAVADRHAGFDYRDLARQVRSSSGGTLRHVLVHGDAAEFTDLAALDGDSTGLPAGPAASEVAFLNLSGGSTGLPKLIPRTHDDYLYSVRASAEICGLDEQTVYLCVLPVAHNFSLSSPGVLGALHAGGRIVLAAAPTPAVAFDLIAAEQVTVTALVPPLAKLWLQAAASRRPDLSSLRLLQVGGARLSDEVAARVRPTFGCLLQQVFGMAEGLVNYTRLDDPPAVVTTTQGRPISPDDEIRVVDQHDRDVPPGGTGQLLTRGPYTIRGYYRAAAHNATAFTADGFYRTGDLVRRTASGHLVVEGRVKDQINRGGEKVAVEEVENHLLAHPAVLDVAVVAVPDDMLGERTCAIVVPRQTPPPVAALRAFLRDRGLADFKIPDRVEYTAGFPLTGVGKISRTELRARLAAELATATADDRRIGSPRNHDRVGG from the coding sequence ATGACTGACCAGCCGCAGCCGACCAGCCGCCCCGACCCGGCGCCCGCCACCGACGTCGACTTCGTCCCCTGGCCAGCCGGGTACGCGCAGCGGTACCGGCAGGCCGGCTACTGGCGCGGGGAGACCTTCGACCAGTGGCTCGCCGGGCTGGCGGCGCGGCACGGCGACCGGTGCGCGGTGGTCGGTGCCGGCCAGCGGTGGAGCTACCGCCAGCTGCACCGACGGGCGCACCGGCTGGCCGCCGGGCTGCACGATCTCGGTGTACGGCCCGGCGACCGGATCGTGGTGCAACTGCCGAACGTGCCGGAGTTCCTCGCTCTGCTGTTCGCCCTGTTCCGCATCGGTGCCTGGCCGGTGCTCGCGCTGCCCGCGCACCGCCGTGCCGAGATCACTCACCTGGTCGAACTGACCGGCGCGGTCGGTTACGCGGTCGCCGACCGGCACGCCGGATTCGACTACCGCGACCTGGCCCGCCAAGTCCGCTCGTCCAGCGGCGGCACGCTGCGGCACGTGCTGGTGCACGGCGACGCGGCCGAGTTCACCGATCTCGCCGCCCTCGACGGTGACTCCACCGGCCTGCCGGCCGGGCCGGCCGCGAGCGAGGTCGCCTTCCTCAACCTGTCCGGCGGCAGCACCGGGCTACCGAAACTGATCCCCCGTACCCATGACGACTACCTGTACAGCGTGCGGGCCTCCGCCGAGATTTGCGGACTGGACGAGCAGACGGTCTACCTGTGCGTGCTGCCGGTGGCCCACAACTTCTCGCTCAGCTCACCAGGAGTACTCGGCGCACTGCACGCCGGCGGCCGGATCGTGCTCGCCGCCGCGCCGACTCCCGCCGTCGCGTTCGACCTGATCGCCGCCGAACAGGTCACCGTCACCGCGCTGGTGCCGCCATTGGCCAAGCTGTGGTTGCAGGCCGCCGCCAGTCGCCGGCCCGACCTGTCCAGCCTGCGGCTGCTGCAGGTCGGCGGCGCGCGGCTCAGCGACGAGGTGGCCGCCCGGGTGCGGCCGACCTTCGGCTGCCTGTTGCAGCAGGTGTTCGGCATGGCCGAGGGTTTGGTCAACTACACCCGGTTGGACGACCCGCCAGCGGTGGTGACCACCACGCAGGGCAGACCGATCAGCCCGGACGACGAGATCCGCGTCGTCGACCAGCACGACCGGGACGTCCCCCCAGGCGGCACCGGGCAGCTGCTCACCCGGGGCCCGTACACCATCCGGGGTTACTACCGGGCGGCGGCGCACAACGCGACCGCGTTCACCGCCGATGGCTTCTACCGTACCGGCGACCTGGTCCGCCGTACCGCCAGTGGGCACCTGGTGGTCGAAGGAAGGGTGAAGGACCAGATCAACCGGGGCGGCGAGAAGGTCGCCGTGGAGGAGGTCGAGAACCATCTGCTCGCCCACCCGGCGGTGCTGGACGTAGCGGTGGTCGCCGTCCCAGACGACATGCTCGGCGAGCGCACCTGCGCGATCGTCGTACCACGGCAGACACCGCCCCCGGTCGCGGCGCTCCGGGCTTTCCTCCGTGACCGGGGGCTCGCCGACTTCAAGATCCCTGACCGGGTCGAGTACACCGCCGGCTTCCCGCTCACCGGTGTCGGCAAGATCAGCCGGACCGAGCTGCGTGCCCGGCTCGCGGCGGAACTCGCGACTGCGACCGCCGACGATCGCCGAATCGGCTCGCCTCGGAATCATGACAGGGTAGGCGGTTGA